One window of the Bos mutus isolate GX-2022 chromosome X, NWIPB_WYAK_1.1, whole genome shotgun sequence genome contains the following:
- the LOC102265531 gene encoding LOW QUALITY PROTEIN: heterogeneous nuclear ribonucleoprotein F-like (The sequence of the model RefSeq protein was modified relative to this genomic sequence to represent the inferred CDS: inserted 1 base in 1 codon), which translates to MMLGPERDEGFLVKLHGLPWSCSVKDVQNFLSNCMIRDGVTCVHFIYSTEGRQSGELFLELQSDDVKMALKKDRVSMGHWYIEVFKSHRTEMELVLKHSGPNSGDSSSDGFVRLRGLPFGCXKEDIIQFFSGLEIMPNRITLPVDPEGKTTGEAFVQFASQELAEKALGKNKKRIISRIGHRYIEVFNSSQEGVRSYLDPPLKFMSVQLPGPYDRPGTARRYTGIIKQAGLERMRSGAYSAGYGGHEEYSSLGDGYGFTTDLFGRDLSYCLFEIYDHRYRDGEFTVQSTTGHCVHMRGLPYKATKNDIYNFSLLNPVRVHIEIGPDGRVTSEADVEFATHEEAMVAMSKNRANMQHRYIELFLNSTTGASNGSYSSQMMQDMGVSTQSTYSGLESQSVSGRYGAGYGAQNSMGRYD; encoded by the exons ATGATGTTAGGCCCTGAGAGAGATGAAGGCTTTCTGGTCAAGCTCCATGGCCTGCCCTGGTCCTGCTCTGTTAAGGATGTGCAGAATTTCCTCTCCAACTGCATGATCCGTGATGGGGTCACATGTGTTCATTTTATCTACAGTACAGAAGGCAGGCAGAGTGGCG AACTTTTTCTTGAACTTCAATCAGATGATGTAAAAATGGCCCTTAAAAAAGACAGGGTAAGCATGGGACATTGGTACATTGAAGTGTTCAAGTCCCACAGAACCGAGATGGAATTGGTGTTGAAGCACAGTGGTCCAAACAGTGGTGACTCTTCCAGTGATGGTTTCGTTAGACTTCGAGGACTCCCGTTTGGAT ACAAGGAGGACATCATTCAGTTCTTCTCAGGGTTGGAAATCATGCCAAACAGGATCACACTGCCTGTGGACCCTGAGGGCAAGACTACAGGGGAAGCCTTTGTGCAGTTTGCTTCACAGGAGTTAGCAGAgaaggctctagggaagaataagaagagaatcatttca agaATAGGGCACAGGTATATTGAGGTGTTCAACAGCAGTCAGGAGGGAGTTAGGTCATACTTGGATCCCCCACTGAAGTTCATGTCAGTGCAGCTGCCAGGGCCCTATGACCGCCCTGGCACAGCCAGGAGGTATACTGGCATCATCAAGCAGGCAGGCCTGGAGAGGATGAGGTCTGGTGCCTACAGTGCAGGCTATGGGGGTCATGAGGAGTACAGCAGCCTCGGTGATGGCTATGGCTTCACCACCGACCTGTTTGGGAGAGACCTCAGTTACTGTCTGTTTGAGATATACGACCACAGGTATAGAGATGGTGAGTTCACTGTCCAGAGCACCACTGGACACTGCGTCCATATGAGAGGGCTGCCTTACAAAGCCACAAAGAATGACATTTACAACTTCTCCCTGCTCAACCCTGTGAGAGTCCACATTGAGATTGGCCCTGATGGAAGAGTGACCAGTGAAGCTGATGTTGAGTTTGCCACTCATGAAGAAGCCATGGTGGCCATGTCCAAAAACAGGGCAAACATGCAACATAGATACATAGAACTTTTCTTGAATTCCACAACAGGGGCCAGCAACGGGTCATATAGCAGCCAGATGATGCAAGACATGGGAGTGTCAACCCAGTCCACTTACAGTGGTCTTGAGAGCCAGTCTGTAAGTGGCCGTTATGGGGCTGGCTATGGTGCCCAGAACAGCATGGGTAGATATGACTAG